A single region of the Eleginops maclovinus isolate JMC-PN-2008 ecotype Puerto Natales chromosome 4, JC_Emac_rtc_rv5, whole genome shotgun sequence genome encodes:
- the LOC134863416 gene encoding transmembrane 6 superfamily member 1-like isoform X2, whose amino-acid sequence MSASAGTGVFVLSWMSIPICCLFNSLIANSAQAFIFAGCSTVIILAISRVMFKNKAPADPLFYVYAVYAFFSVVNLIIGLEQDNIIDGFVTFYLRQADPHINTSHGHMISYWDGCVHYLMYLLMIAAITWGDSYRAIGLYWVGSFLMRAIVYILGNTVVSVWACFRIFSQPSTQEVKLTEAEGKSLLHRPLDLLFIIYLIPAFAFCVFRGLVVLDCSSKWCQEYTQQYEPYLKDPSAYPKAQMLVGMLYSGPYYIITLYGLIVPGCEWMPDLTLVHSGALAQAQFTHIGASLHTRTPFSYRVPAGGQPVFLLVNILYALMPQALCYRCRTRPSFFLRPTADKKNK is encoded by the exons ATGAGTGCCTCTGCAGGGACAGGAGTGTTTGTGCTCTCCTGGATGTCCATCCCAatctgctgtttatttaattcCCTCATAGCCAACAG cGCTCAAGCTTTCATCTTCGCTGGGTGTTCAACAGTCATCATCCTGGCAATTTCACGTGTTATGTTCAAGAACAAAGCTCCAGCAGATCCTCTATTCTATG TGTATGCAGTGTATGCCTTCTTCAGTGTGGTGAATCTGATCATTGGGTTGGAGCAGGACAACATCATTGATGgatttgtgacattttacctCAGGCAG GCAgatccacatattaacacatcACATGGGCACATGATCTCCTACTGGGATGGCTGTGTTCATTATCTCATGTATCTGCTCATGATTGCTGCAATTACTTGGGG GGACAGTTACCGAGCCATTGGTCTATACTGGGTGGGATCTTTTCTCATGCGTGCCATAGTCTACATTCTTGGGAATACTGTGG TGTCTGTTTGGGCCTGCTTCCGCATCTTCAGTCAGCCCTCCACACAGGAAGTTAAGTTGACA GAGGCTGAAGGGAAAAGTTTACTACACAGACCTCTGGACTTACTGTTCATCATCTACCTCATCCCCGCCTTTGCTTTCTGTGTCTTCAGAGGCCTG GTTGTTCTGGACTGTTCCAGCAAATGGTGTCAAGAATACACACAGCAGTATGAGCCTTACCTGAAGGACCCTTCTGCCTATCCTAAAGCACAG ATGCTGGTGGGCATGCTGTACTCTGGACCGTACTACATCATTACACTCTACGGGCTGATCGTCCCAGGATGTGAGTGGATGCCAGACCTGACTCTTGTACACTCTGGAGCTCTGGCACAG GCCCAGTTCACTCATATTGGTGCGTCACTTCACACACGGACACCGTTCTCATACAGAGTGCCTGCTGGCGGCCAGCCTGTCTTCTTGCTGGTCAATATCCTGTATGCTCTGATGCCTCAGGCTCTCTGCTACCGCTGTCGCACCAGGCCTTCCTTCTTCCTCAGGCCAACGGCAGATAAGAAGAATAAATGA
- the LOC134863416 gene encoding transmembrane 6 superfamily member 1-like isoform X1 — protein sequence MSASAGTGVFVLSWMSIPICCLFNSLIANSAQAFIFAGCSTVIILAISRVMFKNKAPADPLFYVYAVYAFFSVVNLIIGLEQDNIIDGFVTFYLRQADPHINTSHGHMISYWDGCVHYLMYLLMIAAITWGDSYRAIGLYWVGSFLMRAIVYILGNTVGKHGTEVNYFFLLHMLYISVSVWACFRIFSQPSTQEVKLTEAEGKSLLHRPLDLLFIIYLIPAFAFCVFRGLVVLDCSSKWCQEYTQQYEPYLKDPSAYPKAQMLVGMLYSGPYYIITLYGLIVPGCEWMPDLTLVHSGALAQAQFTHIGASLHTRTPFSYRVPAGGQPVFLLVNILYALMPQALCYRCRTRPSFFLRPTADKKNK from the exons ATGAGTGCCTCTGCAGGGACAGGAGTGTTTGTGCTCTCCTGGATGTCCATCCCAatctgctgtttatttaattcCCTCATAGCCAACAG cGCTCAAGCTTTCATCTTCGCTGGGTGTTCAACAGTCATCATCCTGGCAATTTCACGTGTTATGTTCAAGAACAAAGCTCCAGCAGATCCTCTATTCTATG TGTATGCAGTGTATGCCTTCTTCAGTGTGGTGAATCTGATCATTGGGTTGGAGCAGGACAACATCATTGATGgatttgtgacattttacctCAGGCAG GCAgatccacatattaacacatcACATGGGCACATGATCTCCTACTGGGATGGCTGTGTTCATTATCTCATGTATCTGCTCATGATTGCTGCAATTACTTGGGG GGACAGTTACCGAGCCATTGGTCTATACTGGGTGGGATCTTTTCTCATGCGTGCCATAGTCTACATTCTTGGGAATACTGTGG GAAAGCATGGGACTGAAGTTAAttatttcttcctcctccacatgCTATACATCTCAGTGTCTGTTTGGGCCTGCTTCCGCATCTTCAGTCAGCCCTCCACACAGGAAGTTAAGTTGACA GAGGCTGAAGGGAAAAGTTTACTACACAGACCTCTGGACTTACTGTTCATCATCTACCTCATCCCCGCCTTTGCTTTCTGTGTCTTCAGAGGCCTG GTTGTTCTGGACTGTTCCAGCAAATGGTGTCAAGAATACACACAGCAGTATGAGCCTTACCTGAAGGACCCTTCTGCCTATCCTAAAGCACAG ATGCTGGTGGGCATGCTGTACTCTGGACCGTACTACATCATTACACTCTACGGGCTGATCGTCCCAGGATGTGAGTGGATGCCAGACCTGACTCTTGTACACTCTGGAGCTCTGGCACAG GCCCAGTTCACTCATATTGGTGCGTCACTTCACACACGGACACCGTTCTCATACAGAGTGCCTGCTGGCGGCCAGCCTGTCTTCTTGCTGGTCAATATCCTGTATGCTCTGATGCCTCAGGCTCTCTGCTACCGCTGTCGCACCAGGCCTTCCTTCTTCCTCAGGCCAACGGCAGATAAGAAGAATAAATGA
- the LOC134863532 gene encoding BTB/POZ domain-containing protein 1-like isoform X1, whose amino-acid sequence MATGSGSSVGLASNHDGQEAASNSVQSGAASVPSNAPAPGAAPGAARSASPPVLGLQREPMYNWQATKSSLKERFAFLFNNELLSDVRFIVGKGRQAQRIPAHKFVLAAGSAVFDAMFNGGMATTSTEIELPDVEPAAFLALLRFLYSDEVHIGPETVMTTLYTAKKYAVPALESRCVDFLTKHLRADNAFMLLTQARLFDEPQLASLCLDTIDKSTADAINAESFTDIDLDTLCAVLQRDTLSIRENRLFGAVVRWAEAECYRQQLPPTSENKQKVLGKALPLIRFPLMTVEEFAAGPAQSGILFDREVVNLFLHFTVNPKPRVDYIDRPRCCLRGEECSINRFQQVESRWGYSGTSDRIRFNVNKRISIVGFGLYGSIHGPTDYQVNIQILESDKRITLGQNDTGFNCDGTSNTFRVMFKEPVEILPNVSYTACATLKGPDSHYGTKGLKKVTQESSTGTKTTFLFFSSPGNNNGTSVEDGQIPEIIYYT is encoded by the exons ATGGCGACCGGGAGCGGCAGCAGCGTCGGCTTAGCGTCAAACCATGACGGTCAAGAGGCAGCATCCAACTCGGTTCAGTCTGGAGCCGCATCGGTGCCGTCCAACGCGCCTGCCCCCGGTGCTGCCCCCGGTGCTGCCCGGTCTGCTTCCCCGCCCGTGCTCGGCCTTCAGCGGGAACCCATGTACAACTGGCAGGCGACGAAGAGCTCCCTGAAGGAGCGCTTCGCTTTCCTCTTCAACAACGAGCTGCTCAGCGACGTCAGGTTCATCGTGGGGAAGGGCAGACAGGCCCAGAGGATACCGGCCCATAAATTTGTCCTGGCCGCCGGCAGCGCCGTTTTTGATGCCATGTTTAACGGGGGGATGGCCACAACATCGACGGAAATAGAGCTGCCTGATGTGGAACCAGCAGCCTTTCTCGCCTTGCTCAG GTTCTTGTATTCTGACGAGGTTCACATTGGTCCGGAGACTGTGATGACGACCCTGTATACGGCTAAGAAGTACGCCGTCCCTGCACTGGAAAGTCGCTGTGTGGATTTCCTCACCAAGCACCTCAGAGCTGACAATGCGTTTATGCTTCTTACTCAG GCAAGGTTATTTGATGAGCCTCAACTTGCCAGTCTCTGCTTGGACACCATTGACAAAAGCACTGCAGACGCAATAAATGCAGAGAGCTTTACAGATATTGACCTTG ACACCTTATGTGCAGTGCTCCAAAGAGACACACTCAGCATCAGGGAGAACCGCTTGTTTGGGGCAGTGGTACGCTGGGCAGAAGCTGAGTGTTACAGACAACAGCTTCCCCCGACCTCGGAGAACAAACAGAAGGTTCTGGGCAAAGCCCTCCCTCTCATACGTTTCCCGCTTATGACTGTTGAGGAGTTTGCTGCAG GGCCTGCCCAGTCTGGAATATTGTTCGATCGGGAGGTGGTAAATCTGTTTTTACACTTTACAGTAAACCCCAAACCAAGGGTCGACTACATCGACAGGCCCCGCTGCTGCCTCAGGGGGGAAGAGTGCAGCATTAATAGATTCCAGCAGGTTGAGAGTCGATGGGGGTACAGTGGTACCAGCGACAGAATCAG atttaatgttaataaaagaATATCCATAGTGGGTTTCGGCCTGTATGGTTCAATACATGGACCCACTGACTATCAGGTCAACATACAG ATCTTAGAGAGCGACAAACGCATCACTCTGGGGCAGAACGACACAGGTTTCAACTGTGACGGCACGTCAAACACGTTCAGGGTCATGTTCAAAGAGCCTGTGGAAATCCTACCCAATGTCAGCTACACTGCATGTGCCACCTTAAAG GGCCCAGACTCCCATTATGGCACGAAAGGGTTGAAAAAAGTGACACAGGAGTCCTCAACAGGGACCAAGacaacgtttttattttttagctcACCAGGAAATAACAACGGTACTTCAGTGGAGGACGGGCAGATACCAGAGATCATCTACTACACCTAG
- the LOC134863532 gene encoding BTB/POZ domain-containing protein 1-like isoform X2 has product MATGSGSSVGLASNHDGQEAASNSVQSGAASVPSNAPAPGAAPGAARSASPPVLGLQREPMYNWQATKSSLKERFAFLFNNELLSDVRFIVGKGRQAQRIPAHKFVLAAGSAVFDAMFNGGMATTSTEIELPDVEPAAFLALLRFLYSDEVHIGPETVMTTLYTAKKYAVPALESRCVDFLTKHLRADNAFMLLTQARLFDEPQLASLCLDTIDKSTADAINAESFTDIDLDTLCAVLQRDTLSIRENRLFGAVVRWAEAECYRQQLPPTSENKQKVLGKALPLIRFPLMTVEEFAAVNPKPRVDYIDRPRCCLRGEECSINRFQQVESRWGYSGTSDRIRFNVNKRISIVGFGLYGSIHGPTDYQVNIQILESDKRITLGQNDTGFNCDGTSNTFRVMFKEPVEILPNVSYTACATLKGPDSHYGTKGLKKVTQESSTGTKTTFLFFSSPGNNNGTSVEDGQIPEIIYYT; this is encoded by the exons ATGGCGACCGGGAGCGGCAGCAGCGTCGGCTTAGCGTCAAACCATGACGGTCAAGAGGCAGCATCCAACTCGGTTCAGTCTGGAGCCGCATCGGTGCCGTCCAACGCGCCTGCCCCCGGTGCTGCCCCCGGTGCTGCCCGGTCTGCTTCCCCGCCCGTGCTCGGCCTTCAGCGGGAACCCATGTACAACTGGCAGGCGACGAAGAGCTCCCTGAAGGAGCGCTTCGCTTTCCTCTTCAACAACGAGCTGCTCAGCGACGTCAGGTTCATCGTGGGGAAGGGCAGACAGGCCCAGAGGATACCGGCCCATAAATTTGTCCTGGCCGCCGGCAGCGCCGTTTTTGATGCCATGTTTAACGGGGGGATGGCCACAACATCGACGGAAATAGAGCTGCCTGATGTGGAACCAGCAGCCTTTCTCGCCTTGCTCAG GTTCTTGTATTCTGACGAGGTTCACATTGGTCCGGAGACTGTGATGACGACCCTGTATACGGCTAAGAAGTACGCCGTCCCTGCACTGGAAAGTCGCTGTGTGGATTTCCTCACCAAGCACCTCAGAGCTGACAATGCGTTTATGCTTCTTACTCAG GCAAGGTTATTTGATGAGCCTCAACTTGCCAGTCTCTGCTTGGACACCATTGACAAAAGCACTGCAGACGCAATAAATGCAGAGAGCTTTACAGATATTGACCTTG ACACCTTATGTGCAGTGCTCCAAAGAGACACACTCAGCATCAGGGAGAACCGCTTGTTTGGGGCAGTGGTACGCTGGGCAGAAGCTGAGTGTTACAGACAACAGCTTCCCCCGACCTCGGAGAACAAACAGAAGGTTCTGGGCAAAGCCCTCCCTCTCATACGTTTCCCGCTTATGACTGTTGAGGAGTTTGCTGCAG TAAACCCCAAACCAAGGGTCGACTACATCGACAGGCCCCGCTGCTGCCTCAGGGGGGAAGAGTGCAGCATTAATAGATTCCAGCAGGTTGAGAGTCGATGGGGGTACAGTGGTACCAGCGACAGAATCAG atttaatgttaataaaagaATATCCATAGTGGGTTTCGGCCTGTATGGTTCAATACATGGACCCACTGACTATCAGGTCAACATACAG ATCTTAGAGAGCGACAAACGCATCACTCTGGGGCAGAACGACACAGGTTTCAACTGTGACGGCACGTCAAACACGTTCAGGGTCATGTTCAAAGAGCCTGTGGAAATCCTACCCAATGTCAGCTACACTGCATGTGCCACCTTAAAG GGCCCAGACTCCCATTATGGCACGAAAGGGTTGAAAAAAGTGACACAGGAGTCCTCAACAGGGACCAAGacaacgtttttattttttagctcACCAGGAAATAACAACGGTACTTCAGTGGAGGACGGGCAGATACCAGAGATCATCTACTACACCTAG
- the LOC134863002 gene encoding RNA guanine-N7 methyltransferase activating subunit-like, with protein MAETTETRQSYEEMFPNRFTSEDEEYQQYLSRPADLPPIVEDWRSRGGGNHRGRDRYQDRRGRGWGGGGGGGGRGGWGGGGGGGGGGRGGWGGDRDRHSGHGSGYQSGPPSSNQGYNSNNQRPHYDRY; from the exons ATGGCCGAAACCACGGAAACCCGGCAGAGCTACGAGGAGATGTTTCCTAACAGATTTACATCAGAAGACGAAGAATACCAGCAGTATCTGAGCCGTCCGGCTGACCTGCCTCCCATCGTGGAGGACTGGAGGAGCCGTGGAGGTGGAAACCACAGAGGCAGGGACAG GTACCAGGACCGTAGAGGTCGTGgttggggaggaggaggaggaggaggcggccgAGGTGgttggggaggaggaggaggaggaggaggaggcggcagAGGTGGTTGGGGAGGAGACCGAGACAGGCACTCTGGGCATGGAAGCGGGTATCAATCAGGTCCTCCAAGCTCCAACCAGGGATACAACTCCAATAATCAGAGACCACATTATGACCGCTACTGA
- the homer2 gene encoding homer protein homolog 2 isoform X2, which yields MEQPIYTTRAHVFQIDPTTKKNWVPASKQAVTVSYFYDSTRNSYRIISVDGSKVIINSTITPNMTFTKTSQKFGQWADSRANTVFGLGFASEQQLAKFSEKFQEVKEAAKLARDKSQDKGETMSNHSQEESGRDTPSSNRASSINGTDDEKILHVDPEEAVLKTENEHLKSAIEQSNTNAKKWETELQTLRENNARLVDALQESSANVESWKKQLGACKEESDTLREKIAELEAQCNEANQEKQRNAQLSVRVKELEAELHDKEQELENLRKQAEIIPQLMAECEGITAKLQTAETRNKDLEGRVDGLQLDIDDSQQKQVNMKGELKKFMDMLDGKIDELHEFRQGLSKLGVDN from the exons AT GGAGCAGCCGATCTACACCACCAGGGCCCATGTCTTCCAGATCGACCCAACCACAAAGAAGAACTGGGTCCCTGCCAGCAAGCAGGCCGTCACCGTCTCGTACTTTTACGACAGCACACGCAACAGCTACCGCATCATCAGCGTGGATGGATCcaag GTGATCATTAACAGTACCATCACACCAAACATGACGTTCACCAAGACATCGCAGAAGTTTGGCCAGTGGGCGGACAGCAGGGCCAACACTGTGTTCGGACTGGGCTTCGCATCAGAGCAGCAGCTTGCCAAG ttttctgagAAGTTCCAGGAAGTAAAAGAAGCAGCCAAGCTGGCGAGGGACAAATCTCAAGACAAGGGGGAGACAATGAGTAATCACTCCCAG GAGGAGTCTGGACGTGACACACCCTCAAGCAACCGGGCGTCCAGCATCAACGGGACAGATGATGAGAAAATCTTGCATGTTGATCCAGAGGAGGCTGTGCTGAAGACTGAGAACGAACACCTCAAGAGTGCTATAGAACAAAG CAACACCAACGCCAAGAAATGGGAAACAGAGCTGCAGACTTTAAGAGAAAATAATGCCAGGCTGGTGGACGCACTGCAGGAGTCGTCTGCTAATGTAGAAAGCTGGAAGAAACAACTTGGTGCGTGCAAGGAGGAGAGTGACACTCTCAGGGAAAAG ATTGCAGAATTAGAAGCTCAGTGTAACGAAGCCAATCAGGAGAAGCAGAGGAATGCCCAGCTGTCTGTCCGAGTGAAGGAGCTGGAGGCCGAGCTGCACGACAAAGAGCAG GAGCTGGAGAACCTGAGGAAGCAAGCAGAGATAATTCCACAGCTGATGGCGGAGTGCGAGGGCATCACCGCAAAACTGCAG ACGGCCGAGACCAGGAACAAGGATCTGGAGGGGAGGGTAGATGGTCTTCAGCTGGACATAGACGACAGTCAGCAAAAGCAGGTCAACATGAAGGGCGAGCTGAAGAAGTTCATGGATATGCTGGATGGAAAAATAGATGAGCTGCATGAGTTCAGGCAGGGACTCTCCAAGCTAGGTGTTGATAACTGA
- the homer2 gene encoding homer protein homolog 2 isoform X1: MGEQPIYTTRAHVFQIDPTTKKNWVPASKQAVTVSYFYDSTRNSYRIISVDGSKVIINSTITPNMTFTKTSQKFGQWADSRANTVFGLGFASEQQLAKFSEKFQEVKEAAKLARDKSQDKGETMSNHSQEESGRDTPSSNRASSINGTDDEKILHVDPEEAVLKTENEHLKSAIEQSNTNAKKWETELQTLRENNARLVDALQESSANVESWKKQLGACKEESDTLREKIAELEAQCNEANQEKQRNAQLSVRVKELEAELHDKEQELENLRKQAEIIPQLMAECEGITAKLQTAETRNKDLEGRVDGLQLDIDDSQQKQVNMKGELKKFMDMLDGKIDELHEFRQGLSKLGVDN; this comes from the exons ATGGG GGAGCAGCCGATCTACACCACCAGGGCCCATGTCTTCCAGATCGACCCAACCACAAAGAAGAACTGGGTCCCTGCCAGCAAGCAGGCCGTCACCGTCTCGTACTTTTACGACAGCACACGCAACAGCTACCGCATCATCAGCGTGGATGGATCcaag GTGATCATTAACAGTACCATCACACCAAACATGACGTTCACCAAGACATCGCAGAAGTTTGGCCAGTGGGCGGACAGCAGGGCCAACACTGTGTTCGGACTGGGCTTCGCATCAGAGCAGCAGCTTGCCAAG ttttctgagAAGTTCCAGGAAGTAAAAGAAGCAGCCAAGCTGGCGAGGGACAAATCTCAAGACAAGGGGGAGACAATGAGTAATCACTCCCAG GAGGAGTCTGGACGTGACACACCCTCAAGCAACCGGGCGTCCAGCATCAACGGGACAGATGATGAGAAAATCTTGCATGTTGATCCAGAGGAGGCTGTGCTGAAGACTGAGAACGAACACCTCAAGAGTGCTATAGAACAAAG CAACACCAACGCCAAGAAATGGGAAACAGAGCTGCAGACTTTAAGAGAAAATAATGCCAGGCTGGTGGACGCACTGCAGGAGTCGTCTGCTAATGTAGAAAGCTGGAAGAAACAACTTGGTGCGTGCAAGGAGGAGAGTGACACTCTCAGGGAAAAG ATTGCAGAATTAGAAGCTCAGTGTAACGAAGCCAATCAGGAGAAGCAGAGGAATGCCCAGCTGTCTGTCCGAGTGAAGGAGCTGGAGGCCGAGCTGCACGACAAAGAGCAG GAGCTGGAGAACCTGAGGAAGCAAGCAGAGATAATTCCACAGCTGATGGCGGAGTGCGAGGGCATCACCGCAAAACTGCAG ACGGCCGAGACCAGGAACAAGGATCTGGAGGGGAGGGTAGATGGTCTTCAGCTGGACATAGACGACAGTCAGCAAAAGCAGGTCAACATGAAGGGCGAGCTGAAGAAGTTCATGGATATGCTGGATGGAAAAATAGATGAGCTGCATGAGTTCAGGCAGGGACTCTCCAAGCTAGGTGTTGATAACTGA